A genomic segment from Streptomyces antibioticus encodes:
- a CDS encoding type 1 glutamine amidotransferase domain-containing protein — translation MRIAFLTAPEGVEQVELTEPWQAALDAGHEPVLVSTEPGEVQAFDHLDKADTFPVDETAGEASVDSFGGLVLPGGVANPDLLRTDRDAVAFVKGFFDNGLPVAAICHAPWTLIEADVVRGRELTSWPSLRTDIGNAGGTWVDEQVKICDHGTNLLVTSRKPDDLKAFCETFLDVFAKAEEKTAAAG, via the coding sequence ATGCGCATCGCGTTTCTGACGGCACCCGAGGGCGTCGAGCAGGTCGAGCTGACCGAACCCTGGCAGGCCGCGCTGGACGCGGGCCACGAGCCCGTACTGGTGTCGACCGAGCCGGGCGAGGTGCAGGCCTTCGACCATCTCGACAAGGCGGACACGTTCCCGGTCGACGAGACCGCGGGCGAGGCGTCCGTGGACTCCTTCGGCGGGCTGGTCCTGCCCGGCGGGGTCGCCAATCCCGACCTCCTGCGCACCGACCGTGACGCCGTGGCGTTCGTGAAGGGCTTCTTCGACAACGGTCTGCCGGTCGCGGCGATCTGTCACGCGCCCTGGACGCTCATCGAGGCGGACGTCGTACGCGGCCGCGAGCTGACCTCGTGGCCGAGCCTGCGCACGGACATCGGCAACGCCGGCGGCACCTGGGTCGACGAACAGGTGAAGATCTGCGACCACGGCACGAACCTGCTGGTCACCAGTCGTAAGCCGGACGACCTCAAGGCGTTCTGCGAGACGTTCCTGGACGTGTTCGCCAAGGCCGAGGAGAAGACGGCGGCCGCGGGCTAG
- a CDS encoding LLM class F420-dependent oxidoreductase translates to MVQIGYTMMTEQAGPRDLVDHVVRAEAAGFDFSVTSDHYFPWLRSQGHSPYAWSLLGAAAQATSRIPLMTYVTCPTVRYHPAVVAQKAATVQLLAEGRFRLGLGAGENLNEHVVGRGWPSVDVRHEMLEEAVLIIRELFEGGHVTRHGPHFQVDSARLWDLPDPPPPVGIAVSGARSCALAGRLADLVVATEPDKGLLDAFEEHGGRGKPKVGQLPVCHDPDRGTAVRRAHDQFRWSGLGWKVNSELPHPDSFEEATRFVTPDDMAAAVPCGDDPDDFVEAVRPYAEAGFTEVALVQIGGESQHRFLDWSEKTLLPALREAFT, encoded by the coding sequence ATGGTGCAGATCGGATACACGATGATGACCGAGCAGGCCGGCCCCCGGGATCTGGTGGACCATGTGGTCCGCGCCGAGGCGGCGGGCTTCGACTTCTCCGTCACCTCGGACCACTACTTCCCGTGGCTGCGCTCGCAGGGCCACTCCCCCTACGCGTGGAGTCTGCTCGGCGCCGCCGCCCAGGCCACCTCGCGCATCCCGCTCATGACGTACGTGACCTGCCCGACCGTCCGCTACCACCCGGCGGTGGTGGCGCAGAAGGCGGCCACCGTCCAGTTGCTGGCCGAAGGCAGGTTCCGGCTGGGGCTCGGGGCGGGCGAGAACCTCAACGAACACGTGGTGGGCCGCGGCTGGCCCTCGGTGGACGTACGGCACGAGATGCTCGAAGAGGCCGTGCTGATCATCCGGGAGCTGTTCGAGGGCGGCCATGTGACGCGGCACGGCCCGCACTTCCAGGTGGACTCGGCCCGGCTGTGGGACCTTCCCGACCCGCCGCCGCCCGTCGGGATCGCCGTCTCCGGGGCCCGTTCGTGCGCGCTGGCCGGGCGGCTGGCGGACCTGGTCGTCGCCACCGAGCCGGACAAGGGGCTGCTGGACGCGTTCGAGGAGCACGGCGGCCGCGGAAAGCCCAAGGTGGGCCAACTGCCGGTCTGTCACGATCCCGACCGGGGGACCGCCGTGCGGCGCGCACACGACCAGTTCCGCTGGTCGGGGCTCGGCTGGAAGGTCAACTCCGAGCTTCCGCACCCGGACTCCTTCGAGGAGGCGACCCGGTTCGTCACCCCCGACGACATGGCCGCGGCCGTCCCGTGCGGCGACGACCCGGACGACTTCGTGGAGGCCGTCCGGCCGTACGCCGAGGCCGGGTTCACCGAGGTCGCGCTCGTCCAGATCGGCGGCGAGTCGCAGCACCGGTTCCTGGACTGGTCGGAGAAGACGCTGCTGCCCGCGCTGCGCGAGGCGTTCACCTGA
- a CDS encoding cysteine hydrolase family protein — protein MRTAGSATGLALVVIDMINTYEHKDADLLVSSVARVVPVLAELIRRARDADVPVIYANDNFGLWRSQHDELVRTALDRPHSDLIEPILPDDDSLFVMKARHSIFYETPMAYLLSQLGVGQVVLCGQVTEQCVLYSALDAHIRHLEVVVPRDAVASIHPRLEAAALEMMERNMDARIVGARDVDFRGTRSL, from the coding sequence ATGCGCACGGCCGGATCGGCGACGGGGCTCGCCCTCGTCGTGATCGACATGATCAACACCTACGAGCACAAGGACGCCGACCTGCTCGTCTCCTCCGTCGCCCGGGTCGTGCCCGTCCTGGCGGAGCTGATCCGGCGGGCCCGGGACGCGGACGTGCCGGTGATCTACGCGAACGACAACTTCGGGCTCTGGCGCTCCCAGCACGACGAACTCGTACGCACCGCGCTGGACCGTCCGCACTCCGACCTGATCGAGCCGATCCTGCCCGACGACGACTCGCTGTTCGTGATGAAGGCCCGTCATTCCATCTTCTACGAGACGCCGATGGCCTATCTGCTGTCCCAACTGGGCGTCGGCCAGGTGGTGCTGTGCGGCCAGGTCACCGAACAGTGCGTCCTGTACTCGGCGTTGGACGCGCACATCCGCCATCTGGAGGTCGTCGTGCCGAGGGACGCGGTCGCCTCCATCCATCCCCGTCTGGAGGCGGCGGCCCTGGAGATGATGGAGCGCAACATGGACGCCCGGATCGTGGGGGCGAGGGACGTGGACTTCCGGGGTACCCGGTCGCTCTGA
- a CDS encoding nucleotidyltransferase family protein: protein MRPNAPVPARAHGSAPPGLHVAADGSEPHPPPREPDLPADRSQAILETTKKVGAVLKRAGHRFALAGSVAVYAQGGSARGGLQHDADFCVLPEDAEAVAAALRDAGLTVRVPPEDWLLKTTCLGQDVDIIFELSYGPVTAELLDRADDLPVDSVQMPVLSATDLLVGLNSAFSEHHCDFGAVLPVARALREKVDWTEVRRRCGDRPMPAAFLYLLERLNVIEEEGQGERQGEDR, encoded by the coding sequence ATGAGGCCGAACGCACCGGTGCCCGCCCGCGCGCACGGCTCCGCTCCGCCCGGCCTGCACGTGGCGGCCGACGGGTCGGAGCCGCATCCGCCGCCCCGGGAGCCGGACCTGCCGGCCGACCGCAGTCAGGCGATCCTGGAGACCACCAAGAAGGTGGGCGCCGTCCTGAAACGGGCCGGGCACCGGTTCGCGCTGGCCGGAAGCGTGGCGGTCTACGCGCAGGGCGGCAGCGCCCGGGGCGGGCTCCAGCACGACGCCGACTTCTGTGTCCTGCCCGAGGACGCCGAAGCGGTGGCGGCCGCGCTGCGCGACGCCGGGCTCACCGTACGCGTCCCGCCCGAGGACTGGCTGCTCAAGACCACCTGCCTCGGCCAGGACGTCGACATCATCTTCGAGCTGTCGTACGGCCCCGTCACGGCCGAGCTGCTGGACCGCGCCGACGACCTCCCCGTGGACTCCGTGCAGATGCCCGTACTGTCCGCGACCGATCTCCTGGTCGGCCTGAACAGCGCCTTCTCCGAGCACCACTGCGACTTCGGGGCGGTGCTGCCGGTGGCCCGCGCGCTGCGCGAGAAGGTCGACTGGACGGAGGTGCGGCGCCGCTGCGGGGACCGGCCCATGCCGGCCGCGTTCCTCTACCTCCTCGAACGCCTGAACGTGATCGAGGAGGAGGGGCAGGGGGAGAGGCAGGGGGAGGACCGATGA
- a CDS encoding SpoIIE family protein phosphatase: MESDPALPDPALPGPARPDEGAAPGVLALAKVVARLRAEVVDLEGVASMTAVVERAKGVLMAQAGVPADTAYELLLTRAARHRRTLMEECWITLGRTGRAARSGHGSGQPPSPTAGPDTEAPEDGSGPSPFETVQYLPGTARPTPLSGLADALAGARTCGDIAHLLRTALSGEAGVDAVMIYTVTAAGTLELTGHAGIDAALAAQWSHIPPLAGVAALQAVAEGEPLWLEDPARDATRYLLIGDPPTRWPSRAWIPVPEERAAEAAVGFLRTRPGPFDTATRSLLRRSVRLCAGPLRGPLPGRPPRRPSRDGRDGAGSDPVRDDVDTVQRIFDALPGPAVLLLPLWTETGAVEDFRIEAAAPESVDVAGRRGKELVGRSILETYPTVAGSALWDAYLDTLATGTTYDSEPFAYEEVLAGVPRRSTYSVRVSRLGGRLVVSWIRHDTGEREARRLADMQRLGNLGWARWDLTTNTITWSEQVYAIFDRDPAQGPMTLEELPGHLVPDDLPRLGTAVRRLLGEGLAVDQHFRITVADGVRHLRIVAEAQTDADGNAVEVHGFFQDLTAQRDAEIALYESERAVLVQRGMLQAERALAARLQETLLPIPEQTLELAGLSVDVAYIPADSGVNVGGDWYSAIELPGGNALFVVGDVAGHSLAAVGTMAQLRFTAKGMAVTGSALPDVLSRLNTLLLHTAGDAYAANATMIMGCYRAEDRRLTWVRAGHLPPLLIRGDEATFLPQPEGILLGAARDPVFGQAVIDLLPGDHLLMYTDGLVENPGEDIGVGFDRLAETALRLLRTDGVEALAPALAALRPRHRDDICVLDIHVPDGSAASGVG; this comes from the coding sequence ATGGAGAGCGACCCTGCACTCCCCGACCCCGCGCTCCCCGGGCCCGCTCGCCCCGACGAGGGCGCCGCCCCCGGGGTGCTCGCCCTGGCCAAGGTGGTGGCCAGGCTGCGCGCCGAGGTCGTGGACCTCGAAGGCGTCGCCTCGATGACGGCCGTCGTCGAACGGGCCAAGGGCGTCCTCATGGCCCAGGCGGGCGTGCCGGCGGACACCGCGTACGAGCTGCTGCTCACCAGGGCCGCGCGGCACCGGCGCACCTTGATGGAGGAGTGCTGGATCACCCTGGGCCGCACCGGTCGCGCAGCCCGCTCCGGCCACGGCTCCGGGCAGCCGCCGTCACCCACCGCGGGGCCGGACACCGAGGCACCCGAGGACGGCTCCGGCCCCTCCCCGTTCGAAACCGTCCAGTACCTGCCCGGCACTGCCCGGCCGACACCGCTGTCCGGGCTCGCCGACGCCCTGGCCGGCGCCCGCACCTGCGGCGACATCGCCCATCTGCTGCGGACCGCGCTGTCCGGCGAGGCGGGCGTGGACGCCGTGATGATCTACACCGTCACGGCCGCCGGCACCCTGGAACTCACCGGGCACGCGGGCATCGACGCCGCCCTCGCCGCCCAGTGGAGCCACATCCCGCCGCTCGCCGGTGTCGCCGCCCTGCAGGCGGTCGCCGAGGGCGAACCGCTCTGGCTGGAGGACCCGGCGCGCGACGCCACCCGCTATCTGCTGATCGGCGATCCGCCCACCCGCTGGCCCTCCCGCGCCTGGATCCCCGTCCCCGAGGAGCGCGCGGCCGAGGCCGCCGTGGGCTTCCTTCGCACCCGCCCCGGCCCGTTCGACACCGCCACGCGGTCCCTGCTGCGCCGGTCCGTCCGCCTGTGCGCCGGACCGCTGCGCGGCCCCCTGCCCGGCCGCCCGCCGCGCCGCCCCTCGCGCGACGGCCGGGACGGGGCGGGATCCGACCCGGTGCGGGACGACGTCGACACCGTCCAGCGGATCTTCGACGCCCTGCCCGGACCCGCGGTCCTGCTGCTCCCGCTGTGGACGGAGACGGGGGCGGTCGAGGACTTCCGGATCGAGGCGGCGGCCCCCGAGTCCGTCGACGTGGCGGGACGCCGGGGCAAGGAACTGGTGGGCCGCAGCATCCTGGAGACGTATCCGACGGTGGCCGGCAGCGCCCTGTGGGACGCCTATCTGGACACCCTGGCGACGGGCACCACCTACGACAGCGAACCCTTCGCCTACGAGGAGGTGCTCGCCGGCGTCCCCCGCCGTTCCACCTACTCCGTGCGGGTCTCCCGGCTCGGCGGCCGTCTGGTCGTGTCCTGGATCCGCCACGACACGGGCGAGCGCGAGGCCCGCCGCCTCGCCGACATGCAGCGCCTGGGCAATCTCGGCTGGGCGCGGTGGGACCTCACCACGAACACCATCACCTGGTCCGAACAGGTCTACGCGATCTTCGACCGGGATCCCGCCCAGGGCCCGATGACCCTGGAGGAGCTGCCCGGGCATCTGGTCCCCGACGACCTGCCCAGGCTCGGCACGGCCGTACGGCGGCTGCTCGGCGAGGGCCTGGCCGTCGACCAGCACTTCCGGATCACGGTCGCGGACGGCGTACGGCATCTGCGGATCGTCGCCGAGGCGCAGACCGACGCCGACGGCAACGCCGTGGAGGTGCACGGCTTCTTCCAGGACCTCACGGCACAGCGCGACGCCGAGATCGCCCTCTACGAGAGCGAACGCGCCGTCCTCGTCCAGCGTGGCATGCTCCAGGCCGAACGCGCCCTCGCCGCCCGCCTCCAGGAGACGCTGCTGCCGATCCCCGAACAGACGCTGGAGCTGGCGGGCCTGTCCGTGGACGTCGCCTACATCCCCGCCGACTCCGGGGTGAACGTCGGGGGTGACTGGTACAGCGCCATCGAACTCCCCGGCGGCAACGCCCTGTTCGTGGTCGGGGACGTGGCCGGGCACAGCCTCGCCGCCGTCGGCACCATGGCCCAACTCCGGTTCACCGCCAAGGGGATGGCCGTCACCGGATCGGCCCTCCCCGACGTGCTCAGCCGGCTCAACACCCTGCTGCTGCACACCGCGGGCGACGCGTACGCCGCCAACGCCACCATGATCATGGGCTGTTACCGCGCCGAGGACCGGCGGCTGACCTGGGTACGGGCCGGACATCTGCCGCCGCTGCTGATCCGCGGCGACGAGGCGACGTTCCTGCCGCAGCCCGAGGGCATCCTGCTCGGGGCGGCGCGCGACCCGGTGTTCGGACAGGCCGTGATCGACCTGCTGCCCGGCGACCACCTCCTGATGTACACCGACGGCCTGGTGGAGAACCCGGGGGAGGACATCGGCGTGGGCTTCGACCGGCTCGCCGAGACGGCGCTGCGGCTGCTGCGCACCGACGGCGTCGAGGCCCTCGCCCCCGCCCTGGCGGCCCTGCGGCCCCGCCACCGGGACGACATCTGCGTCCTGGACATCCACGTGCCCGACGGATCGGCCGCGTCCGGCGTGGGGTAG
- a CDS encoding BON domain-containing protein — MTATEYRVAHLVERLAEGHPATLGIRVETRGETVLVTGTVPSAECRDDILGIVHETLPGVPVHGDLVVADTTAPDHAEELP; from the coding sequence ATGACCGCCACCGAGTACCGCGTGGCCCACCTCGTCGAACGGCTGGCGGAGGGACACCCCGCCACCCTGGGCATCCGCGTCGAGACCCGGGGCGAGACCGTCCTGGTGACCGGCACGGTGCCGTCCGCCGAGTGCCGCGACGACATCCTCGGCATCGTCCACGAGACCCTGCCCGGTGTGCCCGTGCACGGCGATCTCGTCGTCGCGGACACCACCGCGCCCGATCACGCGGAGGAGCTTCCATGA
- the ligD gene encoding non-homologous end-joining DNA ligase has protein sequence MNADDTRTVRAGRRAVEVHRPGKVLLPGLGDGEACTKADLVEYYSAAAEFMLPHLRGRPLMLERYPDGLDGPRFMQKNTPDHYPEWVTRVEMPKEGGTVRHLVCDDPATLVLLADQACLTLHRWLSRADRPDRPDLMVFDLDPAGTGTDTDDFAPVREAARRVHALLDRLGLPCAPMTTGSRGLHVVVPLERRHGFDEVRAFARDAAELLVAEHPDRLTVAARKKDRGDRLYLDVQRNAYAQTVVAPYTVRARPGAPVATPFDWEQLDDPGLGPRRWSVADALEQARTRPWAELGGRGRVLGPARRRLDRLRASPA, from the coding sequence GTGAACGCCGACGACACGCGCACGGTCCGCGCGGGGCGGCGCGCCGTCGAGGTGCACCGGCCCGGCAAGGTGCTGCTCCCCGGCCTCGGGGACGGCGAGGCGTGCACGAAGGCCGACCTGGTGGAGTACTACAGCGCGGCGGCCGAGTTCATGCTGCCGCACCTGCGCGGCCGGCCGCTGATGCTGGAGCGGTATCCGGACGGGCTCGACGGACCCCGGTTCATGCAGAAGAACACCCCGGACCACTATCCGGAGTGGGTCACCCGGGTCGAGATGCCGAAGGAGGGCGGAACGGTCCGCCACCTGGTGTGCGACGACCCCGCCACCCTGGTCCTGCTCGCCGACCAGGCGTGCCTGACCCTGCACCGCTGGCTGTCGCGGGCGGACCGGCCGGACCGGCCCGACCTGATGGTCTTCGACCTCGACCCCGCAGGCACAGGCACGGATACGGACGACTTCGCCCCCGTACGGGAGGCGGCCCGCCGGGTGCACGCGCTGCTGGACCGGCTGGGCCTGCCCTGCGCGCCGATGACGACGGGCTCGCGCGGGTTGCACGTCGTGGTCCCGCTCGAACGGCGCCACGGCTTCGACGAGGTGCGCGCGTTCGCGCGCGACGCCGCCGAACTGCTCGTCGCCGAACACCCCGACCGGCTGACCGTCGCCGCCCGCAAGAAGGACCGCGGCGACCGGCTCTATCTGGATGTCCAGCGCAACGCCTACGCCCAGACCGTCGTCGCCCCCTACACCGTGCGGGCCCGGCCGGGCGCGCCCGTGGCCACCCCGTTCGACTGGGAGCAGTTGGACGACCCCGGCCTCGGCCCGCGCCGGTGGAGCGTCGCCGACGCCCTGGAGCAGGCCCGCACCCGCCCCTGGGCCGAGCTGGGCGGACGGGGCCGCGTACTGGGTCCCGCCCGGCGCAGGCTGGACCGACTCCGCGCTTCACCGGCGTGA
- a CDS encoding metallophosphoesterase family protein has product MTRVAAVGDIHMGPESQGTLRLAFETLPDCADVLLLAGDLTRHGTPEEARVVAREITDLGVPVVAVLGNHDHHADRADEVTAVLRDAGAQVLEGEATVVTHGGERIGVAGTKGFGGGFAGRCAGEFGEPVMKEFVRYSRLRADSLRGALEELAGNACDVRIALTHFSPVPDTLAGEPLEIYPFLGSYLLAEAIDSAGADLAVHGHAHSGTEHGLTSGGVTVRNVAQPVIGRAFHVYHLR; this is encoded by the coding sequence ATGACCCGGGTGGCAGCCGTCGGCGACATCCACATGGGGCCCGAGAGCCAGGGCACCCTGCGCCTCGCCTTCGAGACCCTCCCCGACTGCGCCGACGTGCTCCTGCTGGCCGGCGACCTCACCCGGCACGGCACTCCGGAGGAGGCGCGGGTGGTCGCGCGCGAGATCACGGACCTGGGCGTTCCGGTGGTCGCCGTGCTGGGCAACCACGACCACCACGCCGACCGCGCCGACGAGGTCACGGCCGTCCTGCGGGACGCCGGCGCCCAGGTCCTGGAGGGCGAGGCGACCGTCGTCACCCACGGCGGCGAGCGCATCGGCGTGGCGGGCACCAAGGGGTTCGGCGGGGGATTCGCGGGCCGCTGCGCCGGTGAGTTCGGCGAGCCCGTCATGAAGGAGTTCGTCCGCTACTCCCGCCTCCGCGCCGACAGTCTGCGCGGCGCCCTGGAGGAACTGGCCGGCAACGCGTGCGACGTACGGATCGCGCTGACCCACTTCTCGCCGGTGCCGGACACGCTGGCCGGTGAACCGCTGGAGATCTATCCGTTCCTCGGCAGCTATCTGCTCGCCGAGGCCATCGACTCGGCCGGCGCCGACCTCGCCGTCCACGGCCACGCCCACTCCGGTACGGAACACGGTCTGACCAGCGGCGGAGTGACCGTACGCAATGTGGCCCAGCCCGTCATCGGACGGGCCTTCCACGTGTACCACCTCAGGTGA
- a CDS encoding SpoIIE family protein phosphatase, with protein sequence MGGFRAAVPHAAPDAVPDAMDAALLDVVDDSGASRGLLYVLPPSGDALWLVALTGAPREMALPWARVGLSEPVAVADAVRRGELVWVGDIEEMARRYPRTSLVLPYPFSLAAAPLTAEGAAVGGLVLLWPGSHPALLGDRERAAVDAGCRRLGRLLHRVAGDGGLCPPDEPRILPHPLRTRAVSAEAGELAAYVARLPGGACALDMTGRFTFVTPGAADLLGVPVEELVGALPWEALPWMDVPEIEDHYRSAVVSEQPTRFGAVRPPDRPLIFELYPDPSGISVRITPGDPLAGTGPSAAAERLAAGPGRAGLLYHLMHLAATLTEAVGVQDVVNQAADQLMPALGAKAMALMAARDGRLRMLGHRGYDAELMARFDDLPLTADTPAARVVDTCTPHFFTSFDELRRLYPRAVQLDDKASWAFLPLVASGRAIGSLVLAYDRPQHFPPSERAALTALVALVGQALERGRLYDTQYTVAHQLQAALLPRRLPTPPGLRVAARYRPSGHGMEVGGDFYDLIRLDDTTVAAAIGDVQGHDVDAAALMGQVRTAVHGHAMAGSSPADVLSTTNRLLVDLDAGRFASCLYAHLDLVRRTACLASAGHPPAVLRHPDGRTEVLHVPPGLLLGIEADTTYQAAAFPLPPGSVLVLYTDGLVERPGLDPDEAVTALAGHLAAADPGDLDAVADQLIGHVSEPVDDIALLVIGVDPAG encoded by the coding sequence ATGGGCGGTTTTCGAGCGGCCGTGCCGCACGCCGCGCCGGACGCCGTGCCCGACGCGATGGACGCGGCGCTGCTGGACGTGGTCGACGACAGCGGCGCGTCCCGCGGTCTGCTCTACGTCCTGCCCCCTTCCGGTGACGCCCTGTGGCTGGTGGCGCTGACCGGCGCGCCCCGCGAGATGGCGCTCCCCTGGGCCCGGGTGGGCCTGTCCGAGCCCGTGGCGGTGGCGGACGCCGTACGCCGCGGCGAGCTGGTGTGGGTCGGCGACATCGAGGAGATGGCGCGCCGCTACCCGCGCACCTCCCTCGTGCTGCCGTACCCCTTCTCGCTGGCCGCCGCCCCGCTCACCGCCGAGGGCGCGGCCGTCGGCGGTCTGGTGCTGCTGTGGCCGGGCTCGCACCCCGCCCTGCTCGGCGACCGCGAGCGGGCCGCCGTCGACGCGGGCTGCCGCCGCCTCGGCCGGCTGCTGCACCGCGTGGCCGGCGACGGCGGACTGTGCCCGCCGGACGAGCCGCGGATCCTGCCGCACCCGCTGCGCACCCGCGCCGTGTCGGCCGAGGCGGGCGAACTGGCCGCGTACGTCGCCCGGCTGCCCGGCGGCGCCTGCGCCCTGGACATGACCGGCCGGTTCACCTTCGTCACGCCCGGGGCCGCCGACCTCCTCGGCGTCCCCGTCGAGGAGCTGGTGGGCGCGCTGCCCTGGGAGGCCCTGCCCTGGATGGACGTCCCCGAGATCGAGGACCACTACCGCTCGGCCGTGGTCAGCGAGCAGCCCACCCGTTTCGGGGCGGTGCGCCCGCCGGACCGGCCACTGATCTTCGAGCTGTACCCCGACCCGTCCGGCATCAGCGTCCGGATCACCCCCGGCGACCCCCTCGCCGGGACCGGTCCGTCCGCCGCGGCCGAACGCCTCGCCGCCGGACCCGGCCGCGCCGGACTCCTCTACCACCTGATGCACCTGGCCGCCACGCTCACCGAGGCCGTCGGCGTGCAGGACGTCGTGAACCAGGCCGCCGACCAGCTCATGCCCGCCCTCGGCGCCAAGGCCATGGCCCTGATGGCGGCCCGCGACGGCCGGCTGCGGATGCTCGGCCACCGCGGCTACGACGCCGAACTGATGGCCCGCTTCGACGACCTCCCCCTCACCGCGGACACCCCCGCCGCGCGCGTGGTCGACACCTGCACCCCGCACTTCTTCACCAGCTTCGACGAGCTGCGGCGCCTCTACCCGCGGGCCGTCCAGCTCGACGACAAGGCGTCCTGGGCGTTCCTCCCGCTCGTCGCCTCCGGGCGCGCCATCGGCTCGCTCGTCCTCGCCTACGACCGCCCCCAGCACTTCCCGCCCTCCGAACGCGCGGCCCTCACCGCCCTGGTCGCCCTGGTCGGCCAGGCCCTCGAACGCGGCCGCCTCTACGACACCCAGTACACCGTCGCCCATCAGCTCCAAGCCGCCCTGCTGCCCCGGCGCCTGCCGACACCGCCCGGCCTGCGGGTCGCCGCCCGCTACCGGCCGTCCGGCCACGGCATGGAGGTCGGCGGCGACTTCTACGACCTGATCCGCCTCGACGACACGACGGTGGCCGCCGCGATCGGCGACGTCCAGGGGCACGACGTGGACGCGGCCGCGCTGATGGGGCAGGTGCGCACCGCGGTCCACGGCCACGCGATGGCCGGCTCGTCGCCCGCCGACGTCCTCAGCACCACCAACCGGCTCCTGGTCGACCTGGACGCGGGCCGGTTCGCGAGCTGCCTCTACGCCCATCTGGACCTGGTCCGCCGGACCGCCTGCCTGGCCAGCGCCGGCCATCCGCCCGCCGTGCTGCGGCACCCCGACGGCCGCACCGAGGTGCTCCACGTCCCGCCCGGCCTGCTCCTCGGCATCGAGGCCGACACCACCTATCAGGCCGCCGCCTTCCCGCTGCCGCCGGGCAGCGTCCTCGTGCTCTACACCGACGGGCTCGTGGAACGCCCCGGACTCGACCCCGACGAGGCCGTCACCGCGCTCGCGGGCCACCTCGCCGCCGCCGACCCCGGGGACCTCGACGCCGTTGCCGACCAACTCATCGGCCATGTCTCCGAGCCGGTCGACGACATCGCCCTGCTGGTCATCGGCGTGGACCCGGCCGGGTGA